The genomic stretch CTAAAATTGAGACGCCCCCGGAAGTTCCCTTTGGGACTTTCTTAAAGCTCAAAATTGAGTGGGGCGCGGATTTTGAAAGAACACCAACCTCTGTTGCCCAGGTGTCTGCAGTTGCAGCAGCCAAAGAGATCAAAAAAAGCAAAATGAAAATGGATGCCTGAGAGTAAAACCAAACAATCAGTAGCAACGTCGGGACTGAGCCATTTGCTAATATTTGCCAGGCATCTCGTTGGTTGCTTTTCTGGGCATAGGCGGTTAACTCGGACTTCCGGGTTCTTCCCAGCTTTGACAAAAAACTGGATGAAAAAAAGAATAACAATAGTACGCTGCTAAACGCAAATCTGCCAAAGCCGAAAACTATCCATCCCATACCAAACGCTACTATTGTTCCGCTCAGCGTTAAGAATCGCAATCTATACGAAGCCACTACCACGGAAAGAGCAAGTAAAGCGCCCCAA from candidate division KSB1 bacterium encodes the following:
- a CDS encoding DUF92 domain-containing protein, yielding MSWFWGALLALSVVVASYRLRFLTLSGTIVAFGMGWIVFGFGRFAFSSVLLLFFFSSSFLSKLGRTRKSELTAYAQKSNQRDAWQILANGSVPTLLLIVWFYSQASIFILLFLISLAAATADTWATEVGVLSKSAPHSILSFKKVPKGTSGGVSILGTAAAFSGALIVAILGLLIFSVYLRFPFTLQDVLLVTIIGLAAQIFDSILGASLQAKYRCLRCEKTCEQNQHCTGAGTKLISGWKRMNNDVVNWISAVFAAFAGWLVY